The following are from one region of the Jeongeupia sp. USM3 genome:
- a CDS encoding DUF6776 family protein encodes MPLKRLYRLQRARLTATPLTLRPALDWRGRLWRALLGLGLLAVAFAAGGWLGERHGRERAQGQAAQERAALEAGLAQRAALAANASGVRQQLDVSEAARKALAAELAGVQQQLAAQQQRLAFFDTLLTRNDRNRPVELVRCDFEPLDAGRWRWRVLATQGAGRDTAFAGRLLPAATLRDAGGRRRVELAAAPLAFRHYGSTEGELALPVGARIERIELRLVTDNDKQPIASCNNQEG; translated from the coding sequence GTGCCGCTCAAGCGCCTGTACCGCCTGCAGCGCGCCCGGCTGACGGCGACACCGCTGACGCTGAGGCCGGCGCTGGACTGGCGCGGCCGGCTGTGGCGGGCCTTGCTCGGTCTCGGCCTGCTGGCCGTGGCGTTTGCAGCCGGCGGCTGGCTTGGCGAACGCCACGGGCGCGAGCGGGCGCAGGGGCAGGCGGCGCAGGAAAGGGCCGCGCTCGAGGCCGGGCTGGCGCAACGCGCGGCTCTGGCGGCGAATGCATCCGGCGTCCGGCAACAGCTCGACGTCAGCGAAGCGGCGCGCAAGGCGCTGGCGGCCGAGCTGGCCGGCGTGCAGCAGCAACTGGCGGCGCAGCAGCAGCGGCTGGCGTTCTTCGATACGCTGCTGACGCGCAACGACCGCAATCGTCCGGTCGAGCTGGTGCGCTGCGATTTCGAGCCGCTCGATGCAGGCCGCTGGCGCTGGCGCGTGCTCGCCACGCAGGGGGCCGGCCGCGATACGGCATTCGCCGGCCGGCTGCTGCCCGCGGCGACCTTGCGCGACGCCGGCGGCCGGCGTCGTGTCGAGCTGGCCGCTGCTCCGCTGGCCTTTCGGCATTACGGCAGCACCGAGGGCGAGCTTGCGCTGCCGGTCGGGGCAAGGATCGAACGGATCGAGCTGCGGCTCGTGACCGACAACGACAAGCAGCCGATCGCGAGCTGCAACAATCAGGAGGGATGA
- the fabI gene encoding enoyl-ACP reductase FabI translates to MGFLAGKKILITGLLSDRSIAYGIAQACKREGAELAFTYVSEDLKQRVVDLAKHFDSDLVLPCDVASDEQIAAVFADLGKRWDGLDGLVHSIGFAPRDALKGDYLDAVTRENFRIAHDISSYSFAALAKAARPMLNQNASLITLSYLGAERAIPNYNVMGLAKASLEANVRYIAAAVGGDKGIRCNGISAGPIKTLAASGIANFGKLLKAAADATPLKRNITQEEVGNVAAFLLSPLASGMTGEILHVDAGFSIGAGALGEKSE, encoded by the coding sequence ATGGGCTTTCTCGCCGGCAAAAAAATCCTGATTACCGGGCTGCTGTCCGACCGCTCGATCGCCTACGGCATCGCCCAGGCGTGCAAGCGCGAAGGCGCCGAGCTGGCGTTCACCTATGTGTCCGAAGACCTGAAACAGCGCGTCGTCGACCTGGCCAAGCATTTCGATTCGGACCTCGTGCTGCCCTGTGACGTCGCCAGCGACGAGCAGATTGCCGCGGTGTTCGCCGATCTCGGCAAGCGGTGGGACGGCCTCGACGGCCTGGTGCACTCGATCGGTTTTGCGCCGCGCGACGCGCTCAAGGGCGACTACCTCGACGCCGTCACCCGCGAGAACTTCCGCATCGCCCACGACATCAGCTCGTACAGCTTCGCCGCGCTGGCCAAGGCCGCCCGCCCGATGCTGAACCAGAACGCCAGCCTGATCACGCTGTCCTACCTGGGCGCCGAACGCGCGATCCCGAACTACAACGTGATGGGCCTCGCCAAGGCCTCGCTCGAAGCCAACGTCCGCTACATCGCTGCGGCGGTCGGTGGCGACAAGGGCATCCGCTGCAACGGCATTTCGGCCGGCCCGATCAAGACGCTGGCCGCGTCGGGCATCGCCAACTTCGGCAAGCTGCTGAAGGCCGCCGCCGACGCGACGCCGCTCAAGCGCAACATCACCCAGGAAGAAGTCGGCAACGTCGCCGCCTTCCTGCTGTCGCCGCTGGCCTCGGGCATGACCGGCGAGATCCTCCACGTCGACGCCGGCTTCAGCATCGGCGCCGGTGCACTGGGCGAGAAATCGGAGTAA
- a CDS encoding peptidylprolyl isomerase: protein MKKLFAAAALSLAAMSAFAANPQVELVTNKGKVVLELYPDKAPVTVANFLQYVKDKHYDGTIFHRVIADFVVQGGGFDAKGSQKPTRAPIKNEAQAAFKAGLKNDRGTVAMARTSDPNSASSQFYVNLKNNDFLNWPGRDGAGYTVFGKVVAGLDVVDKIGAVKTMPGDAPVDPVVLESARELPAGKAAK, encoded by the coding sequence ATGAAAAAGCTGTTTGCCGCCGCCGCACTGAGCCTGGCCGCGATGTCCGCCTTTGCCGCCAACCCGCAGGTCGAGCTCGTGACCAACAAGGGCAAGGTCGTGCTCGAGCTGTATCCGGACAAGGCGCCGGTGACCGTCGCCAACTTCCTGCAGTACGTGAAGGACAAGCATTACGACGGCACGATCTTCCACCGCGTGATCGCCGACTTCGTCGTCCAGGGCGGCGGCTTCGACGCCAAGGGCAGCCAGAAGCCGACGCGCGCACCGATCAAGAACGAGGCGCAGGCCGCGTTCAAGGCCGGGCTGAAGAACGACCGCGGCACCGTCGCGATGGCGCGGACCAGCGACCCGAACTCGGCGTCGAGCCAGTTCTACGTCAACCTGAAGAACAACGACTTCCTGAACTGGCCCGGCCGCGACGGCGCCGGTTACACGGTCTTCGGCAAGGTCGTCGCCGGCCTCGACGTCGTCGACAAGATCGGCGCGGTCAAGACGATGCCGGGCGACGCCCCGGTCGACCCGGTCGTGCTCGAGTCGGCACGTGAACTGCCGGCCGGCAAAGCTGCCAAATAA
- the argC gene encoding N-acetyl-gamma-glutamyl-phosphate reductase, translated as MVKVGIVGGTGYTGVELLRLLAGHGGARIEAVTSRKEAGMKVAEMFPSLRGRVDIAFSTPEEARLKDCDVVFFATPHGVAMAQARELLDAGVKVIDLAADFRLKDPAEFQKWYAMAHSCTDLLDEAVYGLAEVNRDAIRAARLIGMAGCYPTSVQLGLLPLLENGLQLIETDTLIADCKSGVSGAGRKAEVGTLFAESSDNFKAYGVKGHRHSPEINQGLSAIHGAPVSLTFVPHLTPMIRGIHSTIYARIKPEGRDTDFQKLFEDRYAGEAFVDVMPAGSCPETRSVRGSNVARIAVHRPGNGDLLVILVVEDNLVKGASGQAVQVMNLMFGLPETQGLDVVPLLP; from the coding sequence ATGGTCAAGGTCGGGATTGTCGGCGGCACCGGTTACACCGGCGTCGAGTTGCTGCGTCTGCTTGCCGGACACGGCGGTGCACGCATCGAGGCGGTGACGTCGCGCAAGGAAGCGGGCATGAAGGTCGCCGAGATGTTCCCGAGCCTGCGTGGCCGTGTCGACATCGCGTTCTCGACGCCGGAAGAGGCCAGGCTCAAGGACTGTGACGTGGTGTTCTTCGCCACGCCGCACGGCGTGGCGATGGCGCAGGCGCGCGAGCTGCTCGACGCCGGCGTCAAGGTGATCGACCTCGCCGCCGATTTCCGCCTCAAGGACCCGGCCGAGTTCCAGAAATGGTACGCGATGGCGCACAGCTGCACCGATCTGCTCGACGAGGCGGTCTACGGCCTGGCCGAGGTCAACCGTGATGCGATCAGGGCGGCCCGGCTGATCGGCATGGCCGGTTGCTATCCGACGTCGGTGCAGCTCGGCCTCCTGCCGCTGCTCGAGAACGGCCTGCAACTGATCGAAACCGATACGCTGATTGCCGACTGCAAGTCGGGCGTGTCCGGTGCCGGCCGCAAGGCCGAGGTCGGCACGCTGTTCGCCGAGTCGAGCGACAATTTCAAGGCCTACGGCGTCAAGGGCCACCGTCATTCGCCCGAGATCAATCAGGGCCTCTCCGCGATCCATGGCGCGCCGGTGTCGCTGACTTTCGTACCGCACCTGACGCCGATGATCCGCGGCATCCATTCGACCATCTACGCACGCATCAAGCCCGAAGGCCGCGACACCGACTTCCAGAAGCTGTTCGAAGACCGCTACGCCGGCGAGGCATTCGTCGACGTGATGCCGGCTGGCAGCTGCCCGGAAACGCGTTCGGTGCGCGGCTCGAACGTCGCACGCATTGCCGTGCATCGTCCCGGCAACGGCGACCTGCTGGTGATCCTCGTTGTCGAGGACAACCTGGTCAAGGGCGCGTCGGGCCAGGCGGTGCAGGTGATGAACTTGATGTTCGGCCTGCCGGAAACGCAGGGTCTCGACGTCGTGCCGCTGTTGCCGTAA
- a CDS encoding malonic semialdehyde reductase has protein sequence MFQTLSAAALDQLFREARTFSYFDDRAIDDATIHALYELTKFGPTSANSSPARFVFVRSPEAKEKLRPALSEGNRDKTMAAPLTVIVGHDLAFYDALPTLYPHADARSWFAGNDAAIRTTCLRNGSLQGAYLMLAARSLGLDCGPMSGFDNAAVDAAFFEGSNWRSNFLVNIGYGLREKLHPRNPRLPFETACRIV, from the coding sequence ATGTTCCAGACCCTGAGCGCCGCCGCGCTCGACCAGTTGTTCCGCGAGGCCCGCACCTTCAGTTATTTCGACGACCGTGCCATCGACGATGCGACGATCCACGCGCTGTACGAACTGACGAAGTTCGGCCCGACCTCGGCGAACAGCTCGCCGGCGCGTTTCGTGTTCGTGCGCTCGCCCGAAGCGAAGGAAAAGCTCAGGCCGGCGCTGTCGGAGGGCAACCGCGACAAGACGATGGCGGCGCCGCTGACGGTGATCGTCGGCCATGACCTGGCGTTCTACGACGCGCTGCCGACGCTGTACCCGCATGCCGACGCCAGGAGCTGGTTCGCCGGCAACGACGCGGCGATCCGGACCACCTGCCTGCGCAACGGCAGCCTGCAGGGCGCCTACCTGATGCTGGCCGCGCGTTCGCTCGGCCTCGACTGCGGGCCGATGTCGGGCTTCGACAACGCGGCCGTCGATGCGGCGTTCTTCGAAGGCAGCAACTGGCGCTCGAACTTCCTGGTCAACATCGGCTACGGCCTGCGCGAAAAGCTGCATCCGCGCAATCCGCGCCTGCCGTTCGAGACCGCATGCCGCATCGTCTGA
- a CDS encoding formate/nitrite transporter family protein encodes MSAPETSSSALRSPAQIVGYIAHAGAEKARLHPGRLIGIAVLGGMFIGIGTILAVIVAGGCTGLAASNPGLVKFIFGALFPLGFIAVTLTGADLFTSNCALGASAVLRGELGVGEMLKFWLLSYFGNFIGAVGAAYFLVYLTHLITPGDPATAYLIGIAQGKTSHPFMMTFMKGVLANVLVCVATMQGYSAKDTFGRVLGIWFPVMAFVTLGMEHSIANMFIIPAAMLGGLDVSWGHFIVANLIPATLGNIVGGALVIGLPYTLIYGEQNAPRFGRPRPQAKAEAEQGVPDTVK; translated from the coding sequence ATGTCTGCCCCCGAAACGTCCTCGTCCGCACTCCGTTCCCCCGCGCAAATCGTCGGTTACATTGCCCATGCCGGCGCCGAAAAGGCACGCCTGCATCCGGGGCGGCTGATCGGCATCGCCGTGCTCGGCGGCATGTTCATCGGCATCGGCACCATCCTCGCCGTCATCGTCGCCGGTGGCTGTACCGGGCTGGCGGCGAGCAATCCGGGGCTGGTGAAATTCATCTTCGGCGCGCTGTTTCCGCTCGGCTTCATCGCGGTGACGCTGACCGGCGCCGACCTGTTCACGTCGAACTGTGCGCTCGGCGCATCGGCGGTGCTGCGCGGCGAACTGGGCGTCGGCGAGATGCTGAAGTTCTGGCTGCTGTCCTACTTCGGCAACTTCATCGGCGCGGTCGGCGCGGCCTACTTCCTCGTCTACCTGACACACCTGATCACGCCCGGCGATCCGGCGACCGCCTACCTGATCGGCATCGCGCAGGGCAAGACCTCGCACCCGTTCATGATGACCTTCATGAAGGGTGTGCTGGCCAATGTGCTGGTCTGCGTCGCGACGATGCAGGGCTACTCGGCCAAGGACACCTTCGGACGCGTGCTCGGCATCTGGTTCCCGGTGATGGCCTTCGTCACGCTCGGCATGGAGCACAGCATCGCCAACATGTTCATCATCCCGGCGGCCATGCTCGGCGGGCTCGACGTCAGCTGGGGGCACTTCATTGTCGCCAACCTGATCCCGGCGACGCTCGGCAACATCGTCGGCGGTGCGCTGGTCATCGGCCTGCCGTACACGCTGATCTACGGCGAGCAGAACGCACCGCGCTTCGGCCGGCCACGCCCGCAGGCCAAGGCAGAGGCGGAGCAGGGCGTGCCCGATACGGTGAAGTAG
- the erpA gene encoding iron-sulfur cluster insertion protein ErpA, whose protein sequence is MPSPFLFTDAAANKVAELIAEEGNPDLKLRVFVTGGGCSGFQYGFTFDEIVNDDDTEVNKAGVTLLVDPMSYQYLVGAEIDYVDSLEGSQFTIKNPNAQSTCGCGSSFSV, encoded by the coding sequence ATGCCCAGCCCGTTCCTTTTCACCGACGCCGCTGCGAACAAGGTGGCCGAGCTGATCGCCGAGGAAGGCAATCCCGATCTCAAGCTGCGCGTCTTCGTGACCGGCGGCGGCTGTTCCGGCTTCCAGTACGGCTTCACCTTCGACGAGATCGTCAACGACGACGATACCGAAGTGAACAAGGCCGGCGTGACGCTGCTCGTCGACCCGATGAGCTACCAGTACCTCGTCGGCGCCGAAATCGACTACGTCGACAGCCTCGAAGGCTCGCAGTTCACGATCAAGAACCCGAACGCCCAGTCGACCTGCGGCTGCGGCTCGTCGTTCTCGGTCTGA
- the rpsI gene encoding 30S ribosomal protein S9, whose amino-acid sequence MVGKYNYGTGRRKSAVARVFLAKGSGNIVVNGKPVDQYFSRETSRMIVRQPLALTENLEAFDILVNVNGGGETGQAGAVRHGVTRALIDYNAELKGALKAAGLVTRDAREVERKKVGFHKARRRKQFSKR is encoded by the coding sequence ATGGTAGGTAAGTACAACTACGGTACCGGTCGCCGCAAGAGCGCCGTTGCCCGCGTGTTCCTGGCCAAGGGCTCGGGCAACATCGTCGTCAACGGCAAGCCGGTTGATCAGTATTTCAGCCGCGAAACCAGCCGCATGATCGTTCGCCAGCCGCTAGCCCTCACCGAAAACCTCGAAGCGTTCGACATTCTCGTCAACGTCAACGGTGGTGGTGAAACCGGTCAGGCCGGTGCGGTTCGTCACGGCGTGACCCGTGCACTGATCGACTACAACGCAGAACTCAAGGGCGCACTCAAGGCCGCCGGCCTCGTGACCCGCGATGCGCGTGAAGTCGAACGTAAGAAGGTCGGCTTCCACAAAGCCCGCCGCCGCAAGCAGTTCTCGAAGCGTTAA
- a CDS encoding class II glutamine amidotransferase — MCQLLGMNCNVPTDIVFSFEGFHRRGGLTDHHADGWGIAFFEERGCRLFLDYLPSISSPIAELVRAYPIKSRNVIAHIRKATQGNVNLANTHPFRRELWGQYWIFAHNGNLDSLPSLQGSRFQPVGDTDSEQAFCWLLDALAQRFETAPTREQLYAALMPLAAELAGRGSFNFLLSNGDVLFARCATDLHYIVRRAPFSTAHLADADVSVDFSSVTTPDDRVAVIATQPLTDNETWTRMAAGELLMFVDGAPAGASDSAVADAAAHETAR, encoded by the coding sequence ATGTGCCAGCTTCTGGGCATGAACTGCAACGTGCCGACCGATATCGTTTTTTCGTTCGAAGGCTTCCACCGCCGTGGCGGGCTGACCGACCACCATGCCGACGGCTGGGGGATCGCGTTTTTTGAGGAGCGCGGCTGCCGGCTCTTCCTCGACTACCTGCCCTCGATCAGTTCGCCGATCGCCGAGCTGGTCCGCGCCTATCCGATCAAGAGCCGCAACGTCATCGCCCATATCCGCAAGGCGACGCAGGGCAACGTCAATCTCGCCAATACCCATCCGTTCCGGCGCGAGCTGTGGGGGCAGTACTGGATCTTCGCGCACAACGGCAATCTCGACAGCCTGCCCTCGCTGCAGGGCAGCCGCTTCCAGCCGGTCGGCGACACCGACAGCGAACAGGCATTCTGCTGGCTGCTCGACGCACTGGCGCAGCGCTTCGAGACCGCACCGACGCGCGAGCAGCTGTACGCGGCGCTGATGCCGCTCGCCGCCGAGCTCGCCGGCCGCGGCAGCTTCAACTTCCTGCTCTCGAACGGCGATGTGCTGTTTGCACGCTGCGCGACGGACCTCCACTACATCGTCCGGCGCGCGCCGTTCTCGACCGCCCACCTCGCCGACGCCGACGTCAGCGTCGACTTCTCGTCGGTGACGACGCCCGACGACCGGGTTGCGGTGATCGCGACCCAGCCGCTGACCGACAACGAAACCTGGACCCGGATGGCCGCCGGCGAGCTGCTGATGTTCGTCGACGGCGCACCGGCCGGCGCTAGCGATTCCGCTGTTGCAGACGCAGCAGCGCATGAAACAGCGCGCTGA
- the rplM gene encoding 50S ribosomal protein L13, whose protein sequence is MKTFSAKPHEVKREWLVVDATDKVLGRLAAEIAKRLRGKHKAEYTPHVDCGDYIVVVNADKLRVTGDKAQSKIYYRHTGHPGGIYERTFTEMQDKFPGRVLEKAVKGMLPKGPLGYAMLKKMKVYAGNEHPHSAQQPKALEV, encoded by the coding sequence ATGAAAACCTTCTCTGCCAAGCCGCACGAGGTGAAGCGCGAGTGGCTCGTTGTTGATGCCACTGACAAAGTGCTGGGTCGCCTTGCGGCTGAAATTGCCAAGCGCCTGCGTGGCAAACACAAAGCCGAATACACCCCGCACGTCGATTGCGGCGACTACATCGTTGTGGTGAACGCAGACAAGCTGCGCGTGACCGGCGACAAGGCCCAATCGAAGATCTATTACCGTCACACCGGTCATCCGGGCGGCATTTACGAACGCACCTTCACCGAGATGCAGGACAAGTTCCCGGGTCGCGTGCTGGAAAAAGCCGTCAAGGGCATGCTGCCGAAGGGCCCGCTGGGCTACGCCATGCTCAAGAAGATGAAGGTTTATGCCGGTAATGAGCATCCGCATTCCGCGCAACAGCCGAAAGCGCTTGAAGTCTGA
- a CDS encoding polymer-forming cytoskeletal protein, with protein sequence MFKKKKGSQRIDSLIGHGTQFDGELRFSGGLRIDGTVAGSVTALDAQHGTLVVSEKARIDGGVRATHLILNGEIAGPIEVSHYVELQPKARVRGDLTYKTLEMHPGAVIEGRLIPLDGARVITAPEVPADAD encoded by the coding sequence ATGTTCAAGAAGAAGAAGGGGAGCCAGCGGATCGACAGCCTGATCGGCCACGGTACGCAGTTCGATGGCGAGCTGCGCTTCTCGGGCGGTCTGCGCATCGACGGCACGGTGGCCGGCAGCGTCACCGCGCTCGATGCGCAGCACGGCACGCTGGTCGTGTCGGAGAAGGCGCGGATCGACGGTGGCGTGCGCGCGACGCACCTGATCCTCAACGGCGAGATCGCCGGGCCGATCGAGGTCAGCCACTATGTCGAGCTGCAGCCCAAGGCGCGCGTGCGCGGCGATCTGACGTACAAGACGCTGGAAATGCACCCCGGTGCGGTGATCGAGGGCCGGCTGATTCCGCTCGACGGCGCCAGGGTGATCACGGCGCCAGAAGTACCGGCGGACGCCGATTGA
- a CDS encoding OsmC family protein has product MKVRLKWVEAVSFLAQSESGHAVLMDGPPEGGGRNLGPRPMEMLLMGMTGCSTYDVIHILKKGRADVRDCVVEVDADRADVDPKVFTRIHLHFIVTGRALKPEQVERAIRLSAEKYCSASIMLGKMAEITHDFEIVEAD; this is encoded by the coding sequence ATGAAGGTTCGTCTGAAGTGGGTGGAAGCGGTGAGCTTTCTGGCGCAGTCGGAGTCCGGCCATGCGGTGCTGATGGACGGCCCGCCCGAAGGCGGCGGCCGCAACCTCGGTCCGCGGCCGATGGAAATGCTGTTGATGGGCATGACCGGCTGCTCGACCTACGACGTGATCCACATCCTCAAGAAGGGCCGCGCCGACGTGCGCGACTGCGTGGTCGAGGTCGATGCCGACCGCGCCGACGTCGATCCGAAGGTGTTCACCCGGATCCATCTGCACTTCATCGTCACCGGCCGCGCGCTCAAGCCCGAACAGGTCGAGCGCGCGATCAGGCTGTCGGCCGAGAAGTACTGCTCGGCGTCGATCATGCTCGGCAAGATGGCCGAGATCACCCACGATTTCGAGATCGTCGAGGCCGACTGA
- the pap gene encoding polyphosphate:AMP phosphotransferase has translation MFESAKLGHKIAKDDYRKREAALREALLAAQFKLKQLGEFPVVILLSGVPTGGRGEMASLLNEWMDPRHIESHAFGVPTDEEADRPPLWRYWRALPAKGKTAIFFGGWYLGPVWEALRGGRKADFEREIEQITRFERMLASEGVLLMKFWLHLPKADLKKRLNQLESDPLTAWRVGDDDRWFLKNYDEILGACQQMLQGSNLAFAPWRVVEGGDANYRSISVGQQLLDALTARFDKQFRPYGEAAPLLPSVDGVRLLDRLELKHALDKKDYEKRLAEAQGRLNQLTRKRGFRKMGVVAVFEGMDAAGKGGAIRRITAALDVRQYGIVPIAAPTDEERAQPYLWRFWRHVPPHGQMRIFDRSWYGRVLVERVEGFASQFDWMRAYSEINDFEAQLDAANIVVVKFWLAIDKDEQLRRFKERETIEWKRFKITDEDWRNRDRWDDYIVAASDMIDRTSSAIAPWHLVGANNKYHARVEILERLCDAIEARLKRKE, from the coding sequence ATGTTCGAATCGGCAAAACTGGGGCACAAGATCGCCAAGGACGACTATCGCAAGCGCGAGGCCGCACTGCGCGAGGCGCTGCTGGCGGCGCAGTTCAAACTCAAGCAGCTGGGCGAATTTCCGGTCGTGATCCTGCTTTCCGGCGTGCCGACCGGCGGGCGCGGCGAAATGGCCAGCCTGCTCAACGAGTGGATGGACCCGCGCCACATCGAGAGCCACGCCTTCGGCGTGCCGACCGACGAGGAAGCCGACCGGCCGCCGCTGTGGCGCTACTGGCGGGCGCTGCCGGCCAAGGGCAAAACCGCGATCTTCTTCGGCGGCTGGTACCTCGGCCCGGTGTGGGAGGCGCTGCGCGGCGGCCGCAAGGCCGATTTCGAGCGCGAGATCGAGCAGATCACCCGCTTCGAGCGGATGCTGGCCTCCGAGGGCGTGCTGCTGATGAAGTTCTGGCTGCACTTGCCCAAGGCCGACCTGAAGAAGCGGCTCAACCAGCTCGAATCCGATCCGCTGACCGCGTGGCGCGTCGGCGACGACGACCGCTGGTTCCTGAAGAACTATGACGAGATCCTCGGCGCCTGCCAGCAGATGCTGCAGGGCAGCAACCTCGCGTTCGCGCCGTGGCGCGTCGTCGAGGGCGGCGACGCCAACTACCGGTCGATCTCGGTCGGCCAGCAACTGCTCGACGCGCTGACCGCGCGTTTCGACAAGCAGTTCCGGCCCTACGGCGAGGCGGCGCCGCTGCTGCCGTCGGTCGATGGCGTCCGGCTGCTCGACCGGCTCGAGCTGAAGCACGCGCTCGACAAGAAGGACTATGAAAAGCGGCTGGCCGAAGCGCAGGGGCGGCTGAACCAGCTGACCCGCAAGCGCGGCTTCAGGAAGATGGGCGTCGTTGCCGTGTTCGAAGGCATGGACGCCGCCGGCAAGGGCGGCGCGATCCGGCGGATCACCGCCGCGCTCGACGTGCGCCAGTACGGCATCGTGCCGATCGCCGCGCCGACCGACGAGGAGCGCGCCCAGCCCTATCTGTGGCGCTTCTGGCGTCACGTGCCGCCGCACGGCCAGATGCGGATCTTCGACCGTTCGTGGTACGGCCGGGTGCTGGTCGAGCGCGTCGAGGGCTTTGCCAGCCAGTTCGACTGGATGCGCGCGTACAGCGAGATCAACGACTTCGAGGCGCAGCTCGACGCGGCCAACATCGTCGTGGTCAAATTCTGGCTGGCGATCGACAAGGACGAGCAGCTGCGCCGCTTCAAGGAGCGCGAAACGATCGAGTGGAAGCGCTTCAAGATCACCGACGAGGACTGGCGCAACCGCGACCGCTGGGACGACTACATCGTCGCCGCCAGCGACATGATCGACCGCACCAGCTCGGCGATCGCGCCGTGGCATCTGGTCGGCGCCAACAACAAGTATCATGCCCGCGTCGAGATCCTCGAGCGGCTGTGCGACGCGATCGAGGCCCGGCTCAAACGCAAGGAGTGA
- the coq7 gene encoding 2-polyprenyl-3-methyl-6-methoxy-1,4-benzoquinone monooxygenase, which produces MLKLPALPKLPSLDAIVTEFDTVLRTLAAPATSGRAHPDAHIDEAELSDADKHHAAGLMRVNHSGEICAQALYQGQALTARDPANREALRQAAQEEVEHLAWTEQRIGELGSHKSVLNPLWYAGSLAIGVTAGLVGDRWNLGFLAETERQVGAHLQSHLDTLPPHDAKSRAVVEQMYHDEMHHAELAVGLGAAELPPPLKAVMGLSSKLMTSLSYRF; this is translated from the coding sequence ATGCTCAAACTGCCCGCCCTGCCCAAGCTGCCCAGCCTCGACGCCATCGTGACCGAGTTCGACACCGTGCTCCGCACGCTGGCGGCGCCGGCCACCAGCGGCCGCGCGCATCCCGACGCGCACATCGACGAGGCCGAGCTGAGCGACGCCGACAAGCACCACGCCGCCGGGCTGATGCGCGTCAACCACAGCGGCGAGATCTGCGCGCAGGCGCTGTACCAGGGGCAGGCGCTGACGGCGCGCGACCCGGCCAACCGCGAGGCACTGCGGCAGGCGGCGCAGGAGGAAGTCGAGCATCTGGCGTGGACCGAGCAGCGCATCGGCGAACTCGGCAGCCACAAGAGCGTGCTCAATCCGCTGTGGTACGCCGGCAGCCTGGCGATCGGCGTCACCGCCGGCCTCGTCGGTGACCGCTGGAACCTCGGCTTCCTGGCCGAGACCGAGCGCCAGGTCGGCGCGCACCTGCAGTCGCATCTGGACACGCTGCCGCCGCACGACGCCAAGAGCCGTGCCGTGGTCGAGCAGATGTACCACGACGAAATGCATCACGCCGAGCTGGCGGTCGGGCTCGGTGCCGCCGAACTGCCGCCGCCGCTGAAGGCGGTGATGGGGCTGAGCTCCAAACTGATGACATCGCTGAGCTACCGCTTCTGA
- a CDS encoding peptidylprolyl isomerase has translation MTQVKLTTSAGDIVLELDDVKAPITVANFVQYVKDGHYDNTVFHRVIDGFMVQGGGFAPGMKQKDTRDNIKNEADNGLKNDAYTVAMARTPEPHSASAQFFINVANNDFLNFRAPTPQGYGYAVFGKVVEGKDVVDAIKSVKTGSSGFHQDVPKDDVLIVKAEVLA, from the coding sequence ATGACCCAGGTAAAACTCACCACCAGCGCCGGCGACATCGTGCTCGAACTCGACGACGTCAAGGCCCCGATCACCGTCGCCAACTTCGTCCAGTACGTGAAGGACGGCCACTATGACAACACCGTGTTCCATCGCGTGATCGACGGCTTCATGGTCCAGGGCGGCGGCTTTGCCCCCGGCATGAAGCAGAAGGACACCCGCGACAACATCAAGAACGAAGCCGACAACGGCCTGAAGAACGACGCCTATACCGTCGCGATGGCGCGCACGCCGGAACCGCACTCGGCATCGGCACAGTTCTTCATCAACGTCGCCAACAACGACTTCCTCAACTTCCGCGCGCCGACCCCGCAGGGCTACGGCTATGCCGTGTTCGGCAAGGTCGTCGAGGGCAAGGACGTCGTCGACGCGATCAAGAGCGTGAAGACCGGCAGCAGCGGCTTCCACCAGGACGTGCCGAAGGACGACGTGCTGATCGTCAAGGCCGAAGTGCTCGCCTAA